Proteins encoded within one genomic window of Fragaria vesca subsp. vesca linkage group LG1, FraVesHawaii_1.0, whole genome shotgun sequence:
- the LOC101304134 gene encoding LOW QUALITY PROTEIN: uncharacterized tRNA/rRNA methyltransferase slr0955-like (The sequence of the model RefSeq protein was modified relative to this genomic sequence to represent the inferred complete CDS: inserted 1 base in 1 codon; substituted 3 bases at 3 genomic stop codons), with product MYATNLTKGQAFPLAIRVCSKPRSFKGFDTQKAQSLQIGAHPKTSLNLSFSKPQSPLVDFHNGSSYRVVGNDGVVKPRCYSSGFRVKSGTQNWVLVRGRGFSNWTNGSRLPWLAAKEAKRLEQSRGGERRSKSSWDKSAKRVEEERKPKTERSSWEVSAEGLVRIGGPSERKSAERRNGMMDRRSEYSEEANSEGSGEEEEMEAGEDPRWDQIKNKFRRMEDVNAEKPEYXRWDRQESWGRKTWQEASELSVPRLVGQGLYGVGPVLAALSAGRRXFYTLYVQEGLVLSNNNRXDKKGFERVLRMAVNFGVTIKELRKHDLNMAADNRPHQGLLLDASPLEMVKIKELDPISVEEDKGALWVALDEVTDPQNLGAIIRSSHYFGAAGVVLCAKNSASLSGVVSKASAGSLELIELRYCKNMMQFLTSSSENGWRVLGGSVSSKAIPLNEIVPSEPTILVLGSEGTGLRPLVERSCTQLIXIPGNIPVDVTAGGFDDSESVEVNHGCSAEEFRSFLAVESLNVSVAAGVLLHHLMGNNEKSEVHAVAQQNNGLDQDSTLH from the exons ATGTATGCTACTAATTTGACAAAGGGTCAGGCATTTCCATTGGCTATTAGGGTTTGCTCGAAACCCAGAAGCTTTAAAGGGTTTGACACCCAAAAGGCCCAGTCTTTACAGATTGGTGCTCACCCAAAAACCTCACTAAACCTTAGCTTTAGTAAACCCCAATCCCCCTTGGTTGATTTTCATAATGGTTCTAGTTATAGGGTTGTAGGAAATGACGGTGTTGTGAAACCCAGATGTTATTCGAGCGGGTTCAGGGTTAAAAGTGGTACACAGAATTGGGTTTTGGTGAGAGGGAGAGGCTTTTCGAATTGGACTAATGGAAGTAGGCTGCCGTGGTTGGCAGCTAAGGAAGCGAAACGGTTGGAGCA GAGTAGAGGTGGAGAACGCCGTAGTAAGTCCTCTTGGGACAAATCAGCGAAAAGAGTAGAGGAAGAAAGGAAGCCGAAAACTGAGCGATCTTCTTGGGAGGTGTCTGCAGAAGGTCTTGTTCGGATTGGTGGTCCATCGGAAAGGAAGAGTGCAGAAAGAAGAAATGGAATGATGGATAGGCGAAGTGAGTACAGT GAAGAAGCCAATTCAGAAGGGAGTGGAGAGGAAGAAGAAATGGAGGCTGGTGAAGATCCAAGGTGGGATCAGATCAAGAATAAGTTCAGGAGAATGGAAGATGTCAATGCCGAGAAACCTGAGTATTGAAGGTGGGATAGGCAGGAAAGTTGGGGCAGAAAGACATGGCAAGAGGCTAGTGAATTGTCGGTACCTAGACTGGTTGGCCAAGGTCTTTATGGTGTCGGTCCAGTTTTGGCTGCTTTGTCAGCTGGAAGAAGATAATTTTATACGTTGTATGTTCAAGAAGGCTTGGTTTTGAGCAATAATAATA AAGACAAGAAGGGATTTGAGAGAGTCTTGAGGATGGCTGTAAATTTTGGGGTGACCATAAAGGAGTTGCGCAAGCATGATCTTAATATGGCTGCTGATAATCGACCCCATCAGGGTCTGCTTCTAGATGCTTCCCCATTGGAGATGGTTAAAATTAAGGAATTGGACCCTATTTCAGTCGAGGAAGACAAGGGTGCTCTTTGGGTAGCTTTGGATGAGGTTACAGATCCTCAAAATTTGGGGGCAATCATCAGGTCCTCTCACTACTTTGGAGCTGCAGGGGTGGTGTTATGTGCAAAGAATTCAGCCTCGCTGAGTGGTGTTGTGAGTAAAGCGAGTGCAGGCTCACTTGAGTTAATAGAGTTGCGATATTGTAAGAACATGATGCAGTTTCTAACATCCTCATCTGAAAATGGTTGGCGTGTTCTTGGCGGTTCTGTTTCTAGCAAAGCTATTCCCTTGAATGAGATAGTACCTAGTGAACCAACCATTCTTGTTCTGGGTAGTGAGGGCACTGGGTTGAGGCCTTTGGTGGAAAGATCTTGCACTCAATTGATTTGAATTCCTGGAAATATTCCTGTGGATGTAACTGCCGGAGGATTTGATGATAGTGAATCTGTTGAAGTGAATCATGGGTGCTCTGCTGAAGAGTTCAGGTCATTTTTGGCTGTGGAGAGCTTGAATGTCAGTGTTGCAGCTGGCGTGCTTCTTCATCACTTAATGGGAAACAATGAGAAGAGTGAAGTTCATGCGGTTGCTCAGCAGAATAACGGACTGGATCAAGATTCTACACTCCATTAA
- the LOC101304422 gene encoding receptor-like protein kinase HSL1-like: MTSPKPCLCTLLFFIFLIHANSQSLQDKELVVLLKLKSYWLSPPALSHWTSSSNSSSHCSWPAINCTENSVTGLVLYNVNLTLQVPSFICDLNNLTHLDLGNNYLPGDFPSSLYNCSKLEYLDLSQNYFVGTIPDDIDRLPKLQTLILAGNNFSGDIPASIGKLQELTTLHLYMNQFNGSVPAEIGNLSNLEFLWLSWLPKMAPWKLPFEFTKFKKMKILIIREANLIGEIPESVGEMEALEKLDMSINNLSGKIPSGLLLLKHLSIIYLFKNRLSGEIPQVVEAFNLTIIDISENNFTGPIPQGFGNLTKLTDMSLFYNDGISGEIPEGIGLLPNLVIFKMFNMNLSGTIPPEFGKHSPLEDFQVSVNRLTGKLPDGLCKNGKLVGVVAYENSLTGGLPSSLENCDSLMTVTVYDNKLSGDIPSGMWNALNLSYVLMRNNSLTGELPEKMSYNLQRVEIADNKFSGQIPRGVSSCKKLQVFDAGNNLLNGTIPQELTTLPSLSSLLLHQNRLSGPLPSDIVSWESLNILDLSRNQLSGPIPEKLGVLPSLTELDLSENQFSGEIPNQLAILKLNNLNLSSNLLTGEIPTSLENPVHERSFLNNTGLCASTSGFNVNICSRSPTSSKISNRSLALILSLSAVLFLLVLFLLVFFVRGHKRKKDGSDADWKFIPFQRCNFTSSTILSGLTEGNVIGSGGSGKVYRVPANRTGDVVAAKRIWTNKNITEDRLEREFLAEVKILSSIRHANIVKLMCCISSESSKLLVYEYSDNRSLDRWLHKKNRQSLSNLASSVHHVVLDWPKRLQIAVGAAKGLCYMHHDCVPPVIHRDVKSSNILLDSDFNAKIADFGLAKMLVKQEDLATMSAVAGSIGYMAPEYAHSARVNEKIDVYSFGVVLLELTTGKEPNEGDEHTSLAEWAWRHAQEGKPIADALDQDVKEPCYMDEMDAVFILGIRCTEKNHSNRPSMKEVLHILVQTCPAPVRREKNGNAAAPLKNSRRERVLEDQDGLATNV; this comes from the exons ATGACATCACCAAAACCTTGTCTATGCACCCTTCTCTTCTTCATCTTCCTCATCCATGCCAACTCTCAGTCCCTTCAAGACAAGGAACTAGTAGTCCTGCTTAAGTTAAAGTCATACTGGCTATCTCCACCGGCCCTCAGCCATTGGACTTCATCATCAAACTCTAGTTCCCACTGTAGCTGGCCGGCGATCAACTGCACCGAGAACTCCGTTACTGGATTAGTTCTCTACAACGTAAACCTCACCCTTCAAGTTCCATCCTTCATTTGTGACCTCAACAACCTCACACACCTTGACCTTGGTAATAACTACCTCCCGGGAGATTTTCCCTCGTCTCTCTACAACTGCTCCAAGTTAGAGTACTTGGACCTGTCGCAGAACTACTTTGTGGGAACTATTCCTGATGACATCGACAGATTGCCTAAGCTGCAGACGCTCATTCTCGCCGGCAACAACTTCTCCGGTGACATTCCTGCGTCTATTGGGAAGTTGCAGGAGCTGACAACTTTGCATTTATACATGAACCAGTTCAACGGCTCTGTCCCTGCAGAAATAGGTAACCTCTCCAACCTTGAGTTCCTCTGGCTCTCTTGGCTTCCCAAAATGGCGCCATGGAAGCTGCCTTTTGAATTCACCAAGTTCAAAAAGATGAAGATATTGATTATTCGCGAAGCGAATTTGATAGGAGAGATACCGGAGTCTGTTGGAGAAATGGAAGCACTTGAAAAATTGGATATGTCGATAAACAACTTGAGCGGGAAAATACCAAGTGGTCTGTTACTGTTGAAGCATTTGAGCATTATCTATCTCTTCAAGAACAGACTTTCAGGGGAGATTCCTCAAGTGGTTGAAGCATTCAACTTGACCATCATCGACATCTCAGAGAACAATTTCACAGGGCCAATACCACAAGGTTTCGGAAACCTTACTAAGTTGACAGACATGAGTTTGTTCTACAATGATGGTATTTCAGGTGAGATTCCAGAGGGAATTGGCCTCCTGCCAAATCTTGTGATTTTCAAAATGTTCAACATGAACTTGTCAGGTACAATTCCTCCAGAGTTTGGTAAGCATTCGCCGCTTGAAGATTTCCAGGTTTCGGTGAATAGGCTTACCGGGAAGCTGCCAGACGGTTTGTGTAAAAATGGTAAGCTTGTGGGAGTTGTTGCTTATGAGAATAGTCTCACTGGGGGACTACCAAGCTCTCTTGAAAATTGTGATAGTCTGATGACAGTCACAGTTTATGATAACAAGTTATCTGGGGACATTCCTAGTGGTATGTGGAATGCATTGAACTTGAGTTATGTGCTGATGAGAAACAATTCACTTACGGGTGAGCTTCCTGAGAAGATGTCATATAATCTTCAAAGGGTGGAAATAGCTGACAACAAGTTTTCAGGACAGATTCCAAGAGGGGTGTCTTCCTGCAAGAAGCTGCAAGTTTTTGATGCTGGTAACAACCTCTTGAATGGCACTATTCCTCAGGAATTAACTACTCTTCCGAGCTTGTCGAGTCTTCTCCTTCATCAGAATCGGCTTAGCGGGCCACTTCCATCAGATATTGTATCATGGGAGTCACTAAACATTCTTGATCTGAGCAGAAATCAACTCTCCGGACCAATTCCAGAGAAACTTGGTGTTTTGCCATCTCTTACTGAGTTGGACCTTTCAGAAAACCAATTTTCTGGCGAGATTCCAAATCAACTTGCCATTCTGAAACTCAACAATTTAAACCTGTCTTCAAATCTCCTCACTGGCGAGATACCAACTTCACTTGAAAACCCTGTGCATGAGAGAAGCTTCTTGAACAATACTGGTCTATGTGCAAGCACCAGTGGTTTCAATGTCAATATATGTTCTAGATCACCAACCTCCAGCAAGATTTCAAATCGGTCCCTAGCATTGATATTAAGTCTAAGCGCAGTGTTGTTCCTGTTGGTTCTGTTCTTATTAGTCTTCTTTGTTAGAGGACACAAGAGAAAGAAGGATGGATCAGACGCAGACTGGAAATTCATTCCATTTCAGAGGTGCAATTTCACCTCTTCAACAATCTTGTCAGGGTTGACAGAAGGCAATGTGATTGGAAGTGGTGGATCAGGGAAGGTTTATCGTGTACCTGCGAATCGTACAGGTGATGTTGTAGCTGCAAAGAGGATTTGGACCAACAAGAACATCACGGAGGATAGGCTTGAAAGAGAGTTTCTTGCAGAAGTCAAGATACTGAGCTCAATTAGACATGCCAATATAGTGAAGCTGATGTGCTGCATTTCCAGTGAGAGTTCGAAACTTCTTGTATATGAGTACTCAGACAATCGCAGCCTAGACCGATGGTTGCACAAGAAAAATAGGCAATCCCTATCCAACCTCGCAAGTTCAGTTCATCATGTTGTCCTGGACTGGCCTAAGAGGTTGCAGATTGCAGTGGGAGCTGCTAAGGGCCTCTGCTATATGCATCATGACTGTGTTCCACCCGTTATTCATCGAGACGTGAAATCAAGTAACATTCTGTTGGATTCTGATTTCAACGCGAAAATAGCAGATTTTGGTCTTGCCAAGATGTTAGTCAAGCAAGAAGACCTTGCCACAATGTCCGCTGTTGCTGGTTCCATTGGCTACATGGCTCCAG AATACGCACATTCCGCAAGAGTGAATGAGAAGATTGACGTATACAGTTTTGGGGTCGTCCTGCTCGAGTTGACAACTGGTAAAGAACCCAATGAAGGTGATGAGCACACTTCTCTTGCCGAATGGGCGTGGCGACATGCTCAAGAAGGCAAACCTATCGCCGATGCTCTGGACCAGGACGTCAAAGAACCTTGTTACATGGATGAAATGGATGCTGTCTTCATACTCGGCATAAGGTGCACTGAGAAAAATCATTCTAACAGGCCTTCTATGAAGGAGGTTCTGCATATCTTGGTTCAAACCTGTCCTGCACCAGTTCGAAGGGAAAAGAACGGGAATGCCGCTGCTCCTCTCAAGAATTCAAGGCGAGAGAGGGTTTTGGAAGATCAAGATGGTTTGGCAACGAATGTGTGA